The Hevea brasiliensis isolate MT/VB/25A 57/8 chromosome 9, ASM3005281v1, whole genome shotgun sequence nucleotide sequence TCACTTTTTTACCTACTAATagtagtaatttattttttttatatttttaaatttacataattattttttattatgttttatttttcaaattcattttatttataataataaattatttttcaaatttttttattgtgTGCATAATTATAGACTatactttaaaaaataaatattcttaTAAAAGATATAGAGTTTGAAAATAAAAAGATTAGAATAAATAGAttttagtaatttattttttaaatgtacTTTTTTTTTCCGAAcattcaatttaaataattattttaaatactaATCATTTCAAATAATCATTTTCTTAATATTCAATTCAATACTAGTCATTTTAAATAATCATTATCTCCATAtccttatttgtatatcatttaatttatatcttttgCCATGTGATATATCAATTAATCAATATTTTTTAATAAGCAGTATAATTTGTCAATTAACTTACATAAATTAGCAGAAAATAATAACAATTAGTTGACAAATGGCGtatttttaagttaattatttaaataaatgtaTTTATTTATAAGTTTATATGCATGTATCaactttaatttatatatatatatatatatatatatatatatatatatatatatatatatatatgattgtattttatttttatttttattttattttattctttacattaaattttatcaatgtgataattattgaaaaataaactttattttataaaatataaatttataattgaaatttctttaaataataataagattTTTAGTGACCATATAATTAATTCTATCAGTAAAAAGTTAAAATCATTTCAgagtattttaaaattatttaaaattttaaacattaaaaatatgttattaaaattatttatttgaaaaaaattatacatatatatatatattaacacaAATTTTCAAACCCATATCCATGATTTTAAAATCCAAACCCTGCATACAAAAACAGAAGCAGATTTCAAAAATAAAACTGTTGAGATATTTATGTGATagagtttgtttttttttttttatggatagAGCTACCCAAGTGACTTTCAAAATGATCCTAAAAGAGAAATGGTAGCAGCTATATCCTCTTTATATATCTTTTGTTATTTCGTTCTTCACTGGTCTCTCCCTCTCCTTAGGTTCTTTAATTTCTGCAAATCCATAGTCTCAAGCAATACCAAAAATGGCCGGAGGTGTAATAACACCAGCAACTTCTGGAAAGGATTACCCTGGCAACCTCACTCGCTCTGTCATCATAACATGTGTAATTGCAGCTACTGGTGGTCTAATCTTTGGCTATGATCTTGGTATATCAGGTATAGCATTTCTTTCTTAATGTCAGCACTTTATATGTTCCTAAATTGTAAAATTAAAGAATGAGATTTCTTTTTATCTATACAGGTGGGGTTATTTCTATGGATTCGTTCTTGAAGAAGTTTTTTCCTGCTATATACGAGAAGCAACAATCAACTAAGCCATCAGATAACCAGTATTGCACGTTTAACGATCAGATATTGACGTTGTTTACCTCATCTTTATATCTGGCAGCCCTTTTTTCATCATTATGTGCTAGTACTATAACTAGGGTAATGGGACGGAGGGCTAGTATGTTTTTTGGTGGACTTCTTTTTGCTGCTGGTTCACTCTTTAATGGCTTTGCCAGCAAAGTCTGGATGCTTATTGTAGGTCGATTGTTATTGGGATTTGGTATCGGTTGTGCTAACCAGGTATAATTTCACTTTAGTATTGCATGCATCCAAAGTACAACAataatcattatttttttttttttgtttttttacagTCGGTTCCAATTTATCTCTCAGAAGTTGCTCCCTGCCGGTACCGAGGAGCCCTCAACCAGTTGTTCCAGTTGACCATAACAATTGGAATTCTTGTGGCTAATCTTTTGAATTATTTCTTCGCTAAGGTCGGAGGTTGGGGATGGAGATTGAGCTTAGGGGGTGCTATAGTTCCAGCATTCATAATTATGTTGGGATCATGTGTCCTTCCTGAGACACCTAATTCATTGATTGAGCGAGGGCATATTGATCAAGCCAAAAATAAACTTATTAAACTTCGTGGTGTGTCCAATGTTGACGAAGAGTTCAATGATCTAATAGCAGCCAGCGAGGCATCCAAGTTAGTGGAACACCCCTGGAGTAATATTACTAAGAGAAAGTACAGGCCCCAACTTACAATGGCTATTTGCATTCCTATGTTTCAACAACTCACTGGAATGAATATGATTGTCTTCTATGCTCCTGTTTTGTTTCAAACAATTGGTTTTAAAACTGAGGCCTCTCTCATGTCTTCTCTAATTACTGGTATCGTTAATTCTCTAGCAACCCTTGTTTCAATTTTCACCGTTGATAAGGTTGGGAGGAGAACTCTTTACCTTGAGGGAAGCATTCAATTGTTTATTTGCCAGGTGCATTACTTACTCTTTTTGTAATCCATTCTTGCATGTGTAGTTCCTAATATTCTAATATTTAAATTACATGTCTTAATCTACAGATTGTTGTAGCAATTGCGATTGGGGCTAAGTTTGGATTTGGTGGGAACCCTGGAGAATTGCCAAAGTTGTATGCAGCTTTTGTGGTGGTGGTCATATGTATTTTTGTTGCTGGCTTTGCATGGTCATGGGGGCCTTTATCTTGGTTGGTGCCTAGCGAAATCTTCCCACTAGAAATACGTTCAGCTGCACAAAGTATCACAGTCTCAGTCAACATGATCTTCACCTTCGTAATTGCGCAAGTTTTCACATTATTGCTTTGCAAATTGAGGTTTTTCATGTTCCTTTTGTTCGCTGTATTTATTGTGATTATGGCCATTTTCATGTACTATTTGTTGCCGGAGACAAAGGGTATCCCGATTGAAGAGATGGTCGTTGTGTGGAAGAGTCATCCTGTCTGGAAAAGCTACTTCGATCAATCTTCTGCTTCTGCTAGCCTTGAAATGGGCAACAAAGATAAAGATACCTGCTAAGTTTCTTGTCAAAATGTTGTTATTTTTAGTTGGGACTTGTTAGCTCTGGCTCGTTGTTTCTTGTTTTTTGTTCATAAAATTTGATGTTCCATGCAAAAATTGCATGGATGATTTTCCCTTTTCCTAAATGTTATGCAAGTTACTTAGATGCTTTCGTTTCTCCAAAcccaaattcatcaaatggttaTCGTAGAAcacattattataaataataataataattttagataattcataatatataattgaaaataaatttcagGCAAACGAAAATTTTGTAGCTTCTTtatttatagccattgaaactggAATATCTTTGTTTCTGtaaattataacaatttaaaaaaaagcTAAAAAACAGTTAATTAGCTAGGAGAGAGGACAGTTAATAATTGATAATATTATTAGGGTTTTAATCTATACAACTAAAATCGTATGGCTCATATATAGCTGCTTTACTTTGGCTATATACTTtttctattaaataaaatttaatttttctttaaatgtGGAAAATTTATAtgcataattttaaaatttaaaaatttttttaacttatttttttatcACATCATCAGATTTATTGCTTTGATATTATTgatgtcaaattaaaaaaaaaatagaatttacAAATTCAATTCAGTTCAGTAAATTATTTTTGAgctatttaattataaataacaaaaataaattataagtaaatattcataaataaataatatttttttttgttgttGAGAAAATATAGAATAAAGAGAATTATGCTTGTTTTGCTGGGTTGGTGGGGTTGATTGCTTAGATTGATTAGTTCATCTCTaggcttgtattttatttcagatttttttttatttagcaaTGCTGTTTTAGGTAAGATGTACTAGGAAGGTCAGATGACTTGATTTTTCTAAatgtattaataaaataaattacttataaaaaagaaagagttaactaaaaCTTACTCTCTATCACTCTGTGATAGAAGATTCATTCGCTTTGTTCAGCATACACAGTTGATTGATTCGTCATCTCTGCTTAGTACAAATTTCACTTGGTCTAATTCTTCATGCATGAGTAGGATTGATAGGTTCTTAATAAGCCATTGTCCTCTACTGCTGAAGTTTCAATTTCATGTGTTGAATCCTTTTAGGTTCCTCCATTGTTTGTTGCGAAACCCAGCTTTCTTGATAATGTTAATTTTAAGTGCTCGGTGCACCATCTTTCAATATACCAAATATATTCTGTAATTTACTCTAATGCAACATCTTCAtgctgataataataataataataataataataataataataataataataataataataatatagctCCATTATTGGAACGCGTCAACgcttgtcctttttttttttttcttctttctccgGTCAAGCTAAAAATTTTCTTTACATTCTAGACTAAGTTGACAAGACTAGGTAGTAATACTGTGCTGGAATTAATATTCTGGTGTACATATTACGATTTCAAGGTCCATGATTAAGAAATATCAATATATAATTTTCTTCTTAACTCTCTTGATAATGATATCAAGAAATTAAATCTCTTCTAATTAATTGGGTTTACACGTTAACATTCTATTGGCATTTTATGCAAGTCGATTGAGAAATTGACTTgggaaatcaatttaatttttcttgcataGATTtttataaatgatgactttgttaTATTAATTGTATTTGCTGTCGAATTTTGATTGGTGGATTCTTCTCCATTATCTTACGTCGTTACCAGAACATGATGATTAAATCTTGCGTGACTGCCGGTGCCTATAGCTCTCATGAACACAATCTAACTAATAACGCGGCTAATaaagaattaagaaaaaaataatatttctttCATTGACTTTGAAAATAAGTCTTGTATTAGATATGAATACATGACTTTGATTTAGTAAGTATGAGGCTGTACTATGATTCTTCTAGTAGAGATTAATTGAAATGGTCTCCAAATTATTTTAAGTTGTTCACATTATTACTTTTATAATTACATCTTTAATTGGTAGAATTATTTAAGGCGTGTTTCATTCAGCTAATATAATCtattattaaaggaaaaattttatCTAGATACCATTCCCATCTGAGTGTGAAAAGCcacatattttaaataataaaaaaaagacctTTACAAGTTGTTTTGTGTACACCATTAAAATTTTAACTATAGGGCTTTTATTTTTCTATGTTATCAGCATAGAGGGGAAatgtttcaatatatatatatatataaaactcatATTTAAAGTTATATATTCTATAAAATAACCTGATGTCAATAgtttaatgatatgatttattcgATAATATTAATTGTTTTAGTAGTTATTATctgttataatattttttatctattttacttATTGTTAGCTATTTATATAATAATCATCTAAAATAGAAGTGattgataaaaataattgttaaatcagttattaaatataaaaatattagtatatttttttatctagttaaaatattattattattattattattattattattattattattattattattattattttgcctATATAAAAAAATACTCTCTCAATTTCTAAAAGCTGAAAGGAATAATATTTCATGAACCACTCATTCAACTTCTAAATAttaatatgaatattatgttactgaataatataaataaaatagtagtatattaattaagataaaaacaTTAAATACTATTTTAAAAGATGTTATCCAACAAAGCCATAAGCAGAGAATATCAATTAAACGTTTAATACATTATATAGAGtgccaaataattttatttttcttcttatatATAGACAAATAGTTAGGTTATTCCATAATTCAGTAAACTATACTGCTCTCATTACACCCATATATTATAGGGTTAACGGTCGAGCGGTCGAAATCATGTTTCTTTTACATATTTTCAAAGTACTAAAAATTTTTagcaattcctttttttttttttaattactttaatGATAGCATAAGGTTGTGTTTGAAGGTGCTTAAAAATTGTGATATTAGACGTAGAATTGATACATTTGATTTGATTGttgtaaaatgaatttaaaataataagataaaagttataattttaaatttttatatttcacgTAAATACATGAActttgaattaaatttaaatttaaatttattttcatttaaaatattcaaataatatatttaatccaaATTTAAATCTATAGGGTGAAATTTCTTAAGTTTTATCATTATTGTGATTCACTTTTTTTTTAAGCTTCACCAAGTTCTTTTGTGTTAGACCGTTAAATTTTAACTATATGCatggtttattattattattattattattattattattattattattattattattattattattatagaggaAAAAAAGACTTCAAACATGTCGATTTCATATTAAAGTTATATGTTATATACAATTAACCTCAAGTCAACAGTCTAATGATCTAATATTTTTGTTGTGATGTATATGTGGGAGAATtcatattaattaaattgtaatacactttatttctttttttaaatacaatgtttttttttaatttttattgactaAAAAAATGCGAGAATTTATCACTTTTTGGTAATTTTATTCAGACTTTTTTATATTGAcagaatcaactaaaatttcaaaatacacataaatttta carries:
- the LOC110654762 gene encoding sugar transport protein 1-like, translated to MAGGVITPATSGKDYPGNLTRSVIITCVIAATGGLIFGYDLGISGGVISMDSFLKKFFPAIYEKQQSTKPSDNQYCTFNDQILTLFTSSLYLAALFSSLCASTITRVMGRRASMFFGGLLFAAGSLFNGFASKVWMLIVGRLLLGFGIGCANQSVPIYLSEVAPCRYRGALNQLFQLTITIGILVANLLNYFFAKVGGWGWRLSLGGAIVPAFIIMLGSCVLPETPNSLIERGHIDQAKNKLIKLRGVSNVDEEFNDLIAASEASKLVEHPWSNITKRKYRPQLTMAICIPMFQQLTGMNMIVFYAPVLFQTIGFKTEASLMSSLITGIVNSLATLVSIFTVDKVGRRTLYLEGSIQLFICQIVVAIAIGAKFGFGGNPGELPKLYAAFVVVVICIFVAGFAWSWGPLSWLVPSEIFPLEIRSAAQSITVSVNMIFTFVIAQVFTLLLCKLRFFMFLLFAVFIVIMAIFMYYLLPETKGIPIEEMVVVWKSHPVWKSYFDQSSASASLEMGNKDKDTC